A single window of Nicotiana sylvestris chromosome 5, ASM39365v2, whole genome shotgun sequence DNA harbors:
- the LOC138869525 gene encoding uncharacterized protein, which yields MGNGYHRSYRAYYFKRAQVHSIAIDYFTKWVEAASYKAVTKKVVPDFVKDRIIYQFGVLESIVTDKYANKNIKKILRKMVENYKQWHEKLPFSLLGYCTTVRTSTGVTPYMLVYGTKVLIPAEVEVLSLRIIQEAELNDAE from the coding sequence atggggaatggatatcatcgGTCCTATCGAGCCTACTacttcaaacgggcacaagttcattctatagccattgactacttcacaaaatgggtagaggctgcatcctacaaagctgtaaccaagaaagtcgtcccagactttgtcaaggatcgtattattTACCAATTCGGAGTTCTCGAGTCCATTGTCACTGATAAAtacgccaacaaaaatatcaagaagatactaaggaagatggtagaaaactacaaacaatggcacgagaagctaccctTTTCTTTGTTGGGATACtgcactacagttcgcacatcaactggggtaactccttacatgttggtttatggtaccaaagttctcatccccgccgaggtagaggttctttctttaaggatcatacaggaagccgaactcaaCGATGCAGAATAG